A stretch of the Channa argus isolate prfri chromosome 9, Channa argus male v1.0, whole genome shotgun sequence genome encodes the following:
- the chmp2ba gene encoding charged multivesicular body protein 2Ba — MASLFKKKTVDDIIKEQSKELRGTQRQITRDRAALEKQEKQMEAEIKKMAKSGNREACKILAKQLVQLRKQKNRTYAVSSKVTSMSTQTKVMNSQMKMAGAMSTTAKTMQAVNKKMDPQKTLKTMQDFQKENMKMGMTEDMINDTLDDIFDESGDEEESQDIVNQVLDEIGIEISGKMVRAPAAGKSLPGAASSKQATISDDEIERQLRALGVD; from the exons ATGGCTTCCCTTTTCAAGAAGAAGACTGTCGATG ACATAATCAAGGAACAGTCTAAGGAGTTGCGTGGCACTCAAAGACAGATCACCAGAGACAGAGCAGCGCTGGAGaaacaagagaaacaaatg GAGGCAGAGATTAAGAAAATGGCAAAGAGTGGTAATCGGGAAGCATGTAAGATTCTCGCCAAGCAGTTGGTCCAGCTAAGGAAGCAGAAGAACCGTACCTATGCTGTTAGCTCCAAGGTCACCTCCATGTCCACACAGACAAAGGTCATGAACTCCCAAATGAAGATGGCTGGTGCCATGTCCACTACAGCCAAG ACGATGCAAGcggtgaataaaaaaatggatcCACAGAAGACTCTGAAGACAATGCAGGACTTCCAGAaggagaacatgaaaatggGCATGACTGAAGACATGA TCAATGACACTTTGGATGATATCTTTGATGAGTCAGGGGATGAAGAGGAATCTCAGGATATTGTCAACCAGGTTCTGGATGAGATTGGCATTGAGATCTCAGGAAAG ATGGTGAGAGCTCCAGCTGCAGGAAAGAGTCTCCCTGGTGCCGCCTCCTCCAAACAAGCCACTATCTCTGATGACGAGATTGAGAGACAGCTCCGAGCTCTGGGTGTGGACTAA